A region of Neomonachus schauinslandi unplaced genomic scaffold, ASM220157v2 HiC_scaffold_319, whole genome shotgun sequence DNA encodes the following proteins:
- the LOC110569629 gene encoding 60S acidic ribosomal protein P2 — MRYVASYLLAALGGNASPSAKDIKKILDSVGIEADDDRLNRVISELNGKNIEDVIAQGIGKLASVPAGGAVAVSAAPGSAAPAAGAAPAAAEEKKDEKKEESEESDDDMGFGLFD; from the coding sequence ATGCGCTACGTCGCCTCCTACCTGCTGGCCGCCCTCGGGGGCAATGCCTCCCCCAGCGCCAAGGACATCAAGAAGATCCTGGACAGCGTGGGCATCGAGGCAGATGACGACCGGCTCAACAGGGTCATCAGTGAGCTGAACGGAAAAAACATCGAAGATGTCATTGCCCAGGGTATTGGCAAGCTGGCCAGCGTGCCTGCTGGTGGGGCTGTCGCTGTGTCTGCCGCCCCAGGGTCTGCAGCTCCTGCTGCTGGCGCTGCCCCCGCTgctgcagaggaaaagaaagacgAGAAGAAGGAGGAGTCGGAGGAGTCGGACGATGACATGGGATTCGGCTTGTTCGATTAG